ATGCTCGGATGAGCATCTCAACCGTCAAGTGAGCACGGTTTACTCTTTGAATCCATTTTATACACTTTCACAGCAAAATCTATGATTCACATGGGatgataataacattttattaaatattttgtcattttattagtttgtgtttAAGTAAGGAGAATATAAACCAGCATTTATTTGGTTATTGCGTCATAATAAATGTGCAGTCCCTCCATTCTGATTAATATCAGAGCATCTTGTATAATAAATACCATCAACACTGTGAACCTTATTGAGTTCTTAAAGGAGGAATGGTCCTCAGAGCAGAGACACGGCCTCCAGGTTCTCCTTGATGATTGTGTCCATAACCACCTGGAAAACTACCTGAACGTTGGAGGTGTCTGTTGCTGTGGTGAAGTGGTGGTAGATGAGTTTGCTGGGCGTCGTGTTGAGACACACAAACATTGCGGCGATGAACCGGGCGGCAGCATCCACGTCACAGTCAGCTCCTGCGAACGAAGTCATAGAGatatgtttgtgaaaaaaaaaaaaaaaacaagtgtctgGTGCTCAccaattgcatttatttgataaaaatatatagtaaaaacatttaaatgttattacaatttaaatgaatggTTTACTATTTAAATCTATTCTAAAATGTtatctattcctgtgatgcaacgctgtattttcagcatcattactccagtcttcagtgtcacatgaccctttagAAACCAATATTctgacttgctgctcaagaaacatatataaaatgtttatgtaaaaatatgcaTATGTATGAAAAATCCAactgatttaaaatgacaaaaaaactaataagTTGTATTATAAGACACTATGAATGCATTAcaattaatgcattatatatagatTATTTGGATGAGTGCAAAAGTATTTTCTCTTAggaatatataaactataaatcaGTAGTTTCAAAACCGATATCAACATGAATCCAGTTTAATAACCACTGGTGTGAATAAAGAAACCGGAGACTGCTACAAAAAAACATGTGAATTTCTCAATGAGGAATTGTGCATTAACAGGAACCCCTGCATCCGAGAGAAGAAAGGAACTGACGTTttctccataaaaaaaaaaaattaagttagaGTCTATGAATATGTGACGAGGTCTGCTCCAAACTGCAAGATTGATGAAGGAGATTAATCTCAAAACCTTCAAAGGTAAATTGACATTTGCATGATGCCTGTATTTCTGGGTCTGTCTGAATTAACAGGTGAAATGTAGTAGTGAAAAGGTTTTATTGCAATCTTCTATCTGAGGAGGGATATGTGTGTCAGGGAGGGGGCGGGAGGAGGGGAGAGCGATGAAGACAAGGTCTCATCCTCATCCGTCTTGACCTTTTCTCCCAGAGGCAAAAACTACAGGATCCATTCCAGCTGATTAAACGACACTACTACAAACTCAAGACGACATGGTGGATTCAGTCTTAATGGAAGGACAGTGCTACAGGACTAaatgatgaaagaaagaaaaagaacgaaagaaagaaagaacgaacgaacgaaagagagaaagaaaacaaacaaatgaaagcaaACAGAGATAACAATACAAACAactaaaattaagaaataaaaacaaacaaaagagaaaagaaaatgaaaaaagcaaatgaacaaaaacaaataaaaggacAAAATCAAGgaataatggaaaaataaaatgaccGGTCcgatacaaacaaacaaaaaagaacaaaaatgaacaaacaaaatagAAAGGAGCAAAATTTAAGGATTTAATGAacgaaaaacaagaaaaaactaaaataaaataaaaactaaaatgaataaatgattaaaagaaaaacaactgaaaaagaataaaaaaattaactggggaaagaaaaattaacaaaagagaatgaaaaacaaaaacagagagagaatgaactaacaaacaaacaagttaccaaaagaatgaataaacaagaacaaacaaaagaatgaataaatgaaatactgaactaagaaaaaagaatgaaaaaacaaatactgaaagAATAAAGTGGAAAAAATAGAATGAACTAACAAAGAATATGAACAAAAGAGAATAAATGAAGGAGCAAAACAAGAACAAAGGAATGAAATCAAGAACAAACAACTGAAtgaaaaagggaaaagaaaaaagaaaaacagattaatGAACCccaaaaattctaaaaatgaatGTGATGTTTAAAAAATTAGAATGAAAGAAAGGAACAAAAGGAAACGAGCAAACAAAagaaacagaactaacaaatgaGTGAAAAACTAAATCAGAAGACAAGAAAGAATGCATTTGGGAACAGTAGAAGATCGAAATGCTTTCCAGTTCTGTGCTTCAATAAAGgacatgaacaaacaaataaaactttgCAAGCAGCTGAAGGAAATAATAACATGCTTGATGTGTAATCACAGATCTGTCTCTCACCTTTGAACTGGGGAAGGTAATGCCGCAGATGACGCCCGGAGCGGAGAATCTTCTCTTGGAAAAGATCAATCTTGTTCATGAATAATATCTGCAAAACAACAGAGAGACTTACATGCCACGCTGGATTGAGACCGGCAAAACCCATCAATCAGTCGCTCTACAAAATTAATCATTAAGGACTAGAATTGATTTTTCAAATACGAAAAGCTATAGCAAGTTTTCAAGAAGTTGTGTGTGTGGTTAGAGAAAAAGAGATTATAAAAGCAATAGTTTGCCAAAAATGGACTCGCCCTTAGGCCATCCaacagtttgtttcttttttcagatttagagaaatgtaactttacattacttgctcaccaatggatcctctgtggtgaatgggtgccgtcagaataagagctgataaaaacatcacaataatccacaccactccagtccatcaatcgTCTTGTGAAGTGAATAGCTGCATGTTTGCTGTTTGgtctcccattctgacggcacccattcactgcagaggatcccctggtgagcaagtgatggaatgctacatttctccaaatctgaataaagaaaaactcaactaCATCTAAAAGATGGCctcagggtgagtacattttcagcaaatgctcatttttgggtaaactcttCAACTCTTCAGTCAAAAGatgactgaaacagagaacaaaAATGGCGAGTTTGGCTCAGTATAATGGCTTAATTAACAACTCAGTCCAGTGATGATTTTGCCCAGTGTTTCAAAACAACATGGCTATAAAATGCATCTTAACAAGGGCAATAGCACACCTCATTACACGGAAAGAGGTTTACAGAGGGtgtataataaatagaaaaaacaacaagCAGACCACCGTCACCCACATGAACAACCTAAATTATGCAGTCTAGATTAATTACCAAACAACATGGGCAATTATAACAAAGTCTAGGCTAACTGACGACATGGGCTGGGATTGCGAGGGAAGATGGTAGGTCTGGAGGCGAGATTACCAAAGCAAGCAACAAAGAGTGAAACCACAAAGAGTGCCGTCTAACCGAGTGACAGACTCTTTCATCAGGTGACTGCAAAACCAGGAGACGTAAAACTGAGTTTATAATGAGATGGAGGTCACTGACACTGGTCAAACCGGTGATGTAAAGTTAATATCAATGTAAAACGACTTTGGTAAAGTGTATTTTAGAGCAAAACTGTAGTGAGACTAGCCTATTCATAAGAGTATAGAGGGGAGGGGCTAAAGATTAGAGGACTTGATGATGTCAGCAGAAATGGAAAGTAATTTCAGATGCAAATTATCATCACAAAAGATtacttgtttaatttttattatgcTTTGGTCACATATGTTTCACGTCTCTTGATCGACGACACTAACCTCCTCTTGAGCTAATGGGACGATGAGATCGGATGAGCTCTCTTAGTTAATTGAACCGTTTCTTACCATAGAAGTGCTTCTGAAGAAGACGTTATTGCAGATTGACGAGAACAGCTTGAGGCTCTCCTGCAGTCGATTCTAAACAAGagcacaaaatgaaaaacaagagcCGTCATTCCCGTGAGATCCCATGATGCTCCCCTCGGTCATGCAAGAGAGGAGTCTGAAAACCTGAGGTCAGTGCATGTGAATAATCTTTTTATTGTATTAACACTTAGATTAAAATTAAGTAatgcattgttacattttaattgtataatattacaTTAGGACATTACATAAATACAGTCAAATATTAGAATGAAACCTTCTTTTGAGCATTAATACGTATTTTTAAGTTACtgaattttacaaaaacacaaatcgCCTCGGTGATCTTGATTCCTGAGGCCTTCACTAGTTTGTGTTTAGGAACATTAACTGAAGTGGGTGAACACAAATGTAGCAAGTGTTTTTTCACCATTGATGGATCTTCTACTAGCGTCATGTCGTATCCACTCAGAGACACGACGAACAGCACGGCCCTCACATCCTCAAAACAGCTGATCCACTTCCTCCTCTCCGTCCTCTGGCCTCCAACGTCATACAATCTGTGGAGACAGACACAAAATAACATCctcaaatggaaaagaagcaCCTCAATATCAATACTGTCAACACAAAACCAATTTAGCTTAGGTATTACATCAAGTTTCAAGTGGATTTTGAACATTTCATGTAGACTTTTACCAACAGCTTCACGTATGCTGCTAACTAGCGACATGTGAAAAGCAAACAAATGGGCTCTTAATGTCATCAAACaagctttttaaaattaacaaTCTCTGCCAAATTCCCCTCACGATGTTTTAGATCCCAACACTAAAAGAGTTCATGTCTATTACTGAAACTAAAAAGAGCGGGAAAATGGCGAGTGCTTCTTCTCAGAGCGCGTGAACAGTCGAAGtcgctctcattctctctctcttttattttccacCTTCCACTTCATCCTGTGCCATCTCTTCACTGTATTTGTGGGAAAGATTCCCCCACACGTCCGAAATGAAAACTATCAATACACACACTTCAAACATGatggaaaaataaatctatatgtgCCTTATGGGACACTAATACATGAGGGTTTCCCATGAAAATCAGACAAATGAATTGAATCATGATCATAGCTGATGCTGAATATATATCCTGAaatcactgtaagtcgctttggataagagGGTCTgtgaaatgcataaatgtaaaatgcaaatgtTAGTTATTTGGAATTAGTAAAAATCAGGGGTATTTGActtgcacaaataaaaaaacaagtacattgcaaaacagttaataatgcaaattacaaatgcaaattattaaaaacaGCCATTTACTGTCTGTCTATTGTTTTTTATAGATAAATATAGTACATAAAATGCcacaaaatacaaatttataaaaaccATTAATAAACCCacaaatgcataataaaaatgcataaataaatgtttgatttaaaagaaaatgaataattgtGGCAGTCAAAGGTACATCCTCTAATGCAGCAGCCATGGGTGTTTATATCAGAAGTTAGGTGTGAATCCAGCTATATGATAAAGATCATGAGGTTTCGGTGTGGGACGTGCGTGAAGTGCTGCGATAAAGACAAGCGGTCGAGCATGCAGATGATTGACAGTAAATTATTCCAGACCGAATTAATTCACTCTAGAGCTCATGAGGAACTAAACTGATTTCATATAACAATTACTCCACATAACATCAGCTTTCATATTCACTGCTTATAACGAACATAAAGGTCTTAATCATAGTGGGTTCAGTGTTTATGGGATTCTGTGCTCATGATTATACTCTGTAGGACAACTTaagataaacaacaacaacaacagattacttttttcagacggaaaaatttatgtttttggaGACCAAACCGTGAGATTGGCATCCAACTGGGTGTTTCAAACATCCCTATATCCCAACAAACATTTTAATCTTGTTTtgattttatgatgtttttagaAAGGCTTTTATTAAAAACCGTCTTGAAAGCCAAGGAAATTTAGATTTAGCATTATGCTAAgtaatgcaatataaatattattgcaGAAGCCTTCAACTGAAGCCAATAAATTAGCCAACTCTCAGGGCAGAAAGAGCCCAAGAGAAGCAAACGAAAAAGGATAGACAAAGACAGTTGCTTTCCACAAAATGCCAAAACACTCATCTTTCCATGCCATATCAAACAGTTGACGGCATCTCATAGCTGTAAATGTCTCCATTGACATTCTAATGGCTGGTAAAAGCTGCCAGGCAGAAAATTACTCACATTTCCCATGAAACCTCCAAATCGTTTTATTGGTAGCCCAATGTTTGCACAAAATTAAACTTGAGAGGACAATGAACACACATGTAACTTTTTCCATTCTAACATTTTGAGGATCAAAAGTCATCATGATTGAAGCAAACAGCTAGGATTTATGATTAAACTATGCATTAAGCAAacgttaactaaaacaataaaaatggcattacttaaaataaacatcaactgagaaaataaaataaaaaattccagagatggctttttttttttgaatataaacaaattaaatctaaaaatgtaaactaCTGTAAGAAAACAAgatagaaaataaacaaaaaaataatttaaaaataaaaactatagacatttaaaaaaaaaactaattaaaaaaaatgacaaaaacgcaacaaaattactaaaacattaaattaaaatgaaaacagaaaaaaatctatgaaattatatcaatgatactgaaataacactggttcagaataaacaaacaattaGCATATACCTTCAAATGTTGTTTGTCGACATATTTAAGCTCAGACTCGAGACAAGACATCATAgcgagcaaaaaaataaaaaataaataataaaaatcattagaTGAATTCAAACAAGTCTTGCATCCAAATCAAAGCTGAACTTGTGCTCAATGCTGATAATGCCAGCTAAGATATTGACGAATGGAGCGATGCTTCAAAACGCCATGCAAGCTGACGTTTCATAAGATAGTGAGAGATGGAGGATGAGGATGTTAACATGGTCAATATCATGAAATCGTGAAGTTATGAGAAGGAAATCCTTCAATTTTTACTCAGTTGCTATGTTTAGCCACTTTTAGACCAACATCAACTGGAAACGCTTGAATGGAGAAACTAAAAAAGCTTGATGTTTGATGATTCATAGGCATATTTTTCTTGTAACAGCAATTGTGACAAACTGACAATAAAGAGATGGTTTACCTGAAGACCAGGTGTTTGACTTTGAACTGCGTCTCGATCACTCCCGTGGTTCTCAGTCGGACTCTTAAAATATCCGTTTCTGTTGGCATGTAGTTGGGAGCGATGATCCTGCCTATGTTCTCGAAAAAACTGGGAACAGAGCGAGACATATAGACAGATAAACAAATTTTACAGTCCACCAAAATGGACCTGGTTCTTGGCCAGACGTTCTATGTAAAAAATCTCAGAAGTGTATAATTATTGTCCTGTATTGGCCGATAACCAATATACATggttaatacaaatattttagtaTTCATTAGTAATTCATATAATTAACTTTTAGTTACTTTAGCACttgacaaaaacaacactggtctcattatattaaaaatcaatgactaaaaactaaataagtaaatcctacaagtgaatttaggcatcagtattaaaatatacagaaaaaaagtttttaaaagattCACTTTAAGTGTGTTAGATGACAACAAATgttatcaaaatgtaaaaacagggGAAATAAATCTCCAGGACACATACACAACCTGCCAATAAATCCCTCCCACTATAATATCGGTTGATAATCGGTATGGTACCGATATAAAGTGAAAAAGAATCCAGGTCCAGGCACTCAGGAGGatgcaaaagtaaaaaacaagttaTTATCCCGCCCCTTTGCGATTCCTGGTTTGATACCTGCAACCTTTTggtcaaaaaaattaaagaaataaaacgcgGCTCTTCACCTCTTATAATCGGGTCTCTGTGGGAAAAGTTTCCTCTGACTGAAGTTAGCGTCTGTGTAAGACTGGCCCGGGGGAAACACACGTTGTATGCTAATTATCAGAATGAATGTAAATACAGAATGATACAGTATAAGCAAATCTGTGGGGGGATTTCTGTACGCGGATGTGCTAAAGAGAGGGGTTATCCTGGACCGCGCACTACGTAGCGATACAACCTTTTGTAATCACCCTAAAGAGAGAATTAGACAAACGAACACTTAATCAGTTTTGAAGCCATAACCTCAGACAACTGTGTCACAGTTTTTGATTAAGAAAGTTCATGAGGCATCTTTTCCTGCACTGATAAGACCATTTTATCATTCAGCTGATGCAAACAGAAGACCAATGTTGTACTATATGCTAGCACATCACAGCTTGATGTACACACGGTTGCGTGATGAAATGTACGTGTTGCATTCGCACTGTTTCTGCAAGGGACACTATAGCACCATTAGCACAAACTGTTTTCATCTAAGGGCAATGAATGAcaatgtcattttaatatttagcattGCTGCTTCAGTGTTGTTAGCAGTCCACAAACAAAAAAGCACTTTAAACTAAATTCTAATTCCTTATGGCTAGCAAGAGTGGCGAACTAGTTTTTTTTCCTAAGAGAACTAGCTTAATTGACAGGTAGCTTTTGCTAGCAAGCTAAAGTTTCAAAGTAGTGTACCCAACATGACTAATGCCATGCTAGAGCACTGGTTTGAAGAGAATTGTGCTGAAGTTAGCTAAAATGTAGTCCTTTAGCAAGCTATTGACTAGGTTCATGTTGTCAattaaattcagttcaagttAACTACTTTTTGTTAGTAGCTTGTAGAGTAGCTAACTACCTCCTGAAAAGAGTGTAAATGACAATTAGCTTACAGCTAGGCAGGCTAAAGTTTTAATGTAGTTTACCTATAATGGCTAAAGCACTGGTTTGAAGAGATTCTTGTTAAGGAAGTTGAAGTTAGCTGCTGTTGccctttctatatatatatgttcatgttTTCAACTAAATTTAGCTTAAGTTGGGTACTTTTTGTAccttcgtcttggcgcagtaatatcttcaatcgtgaaaaatcctctcaccggcccccgctccctctagtgaagatattactacgccaagacgaagtgcttacaacaatatagttatccattttacacgcttaaAAAAgtgcaacgttttgttttgtgttaccgtcctaggtcgagttacactacgcgagtaactgtatttaaatagggaaaacgtggaggtgtttggtagcttctctgcttggcccatattgaatgaatggtttaagctaagtgctttcaaagtgtcaccgcgcgccaaagcgattgagtgcacgcactgagacgagagaggtatgtatcgactcgtcttaggtaagggaaaaacagtttaatatgaaaacacggtggagtatccctttaacaaacATGCTTTAGCAGGATTATTTTTAGACCATTGCTCCACCATAACAGTAGGTGGCAACATTTTTAATTCTCGTTTAGATTTTTATCCAAtatattatttcagctttatttcaattaacataaaaatgttacaataattttagctttagttaaaaACAATACCACTGTCAAGTACTTAGATTGTAGCTGCCAAAAGGGAACTAAGAACTCACTCTGCATAGTGTTTTTGGTATTAGTGAAAGCTAAACAGACACAGTATCACATCCCATCCTCAGTGCCAATGCGATTCCTTGGCATTCCAGCCAAGTCTGATCTTGTAAACCCCCTGGGTGGCACATCTGCGGACACCTTAGGCCTGAGAGGAGTGTTTCCTTAAACGTGTCTGGGTGTATAAGACAGACATGCCATTACGTGCATCAGGATGCAACATTTACTCGCTGCTGGCCTTCAATTCCCAGCAGGACCCAAAAGCCCTGTCGCTGTGGAGCTGTCTAACCCACTAACACTCCTTAGGGAAAGACAAAGGCTAATTTTACCAGCTGaagactccaaaaaaaaaaatatattaaaaaaaataccccGCTAAAACCAGTTCTGATTGTTTTAACTGGTCTAGGCTCTAGTCTGGTCTAGTTCAGACAATAATGAATATTTGCTGAACATCTACTAACcagatttggagatatttagcattacatcacttgctcaccaatggatcctctgcagtgaatgggtgccgtcagaattagaatCCAAGcatctgataaaaaaaacacaataatccacaagtaatccctAATATCGGTAATCTATATtattgatagactggagtggtgtggattaattgtggattattgtgatgtttttttttcagctttttggactttcaatctgatggcacccattcactgtagtggatccattggtgaagTGATGGTCAAGtggcaagtgatgtaaagctacatctccaaatctgttcccatgaaaaaAACACTCATCTACGTTTTCAACAAATtatcatttttaggtaaactgcTCCTTAAAAGTTATTAGGAGATCATTTTGGTAGACCAATAATCTAACTGTAcgctgtatggaaaagagcagcatgaacattctaaATCTCTTCTTTTGCATCCTACAGAAGAAAAACATCTTAAGGgtcatttttagaatttttagatGATCCCTTTCCAAAGCTGCTGGTTTCTCCATCAGTGTGacatttttaagtattttcaGCCTTTGAAAACCTCTTCTCGAGTTTTGTAGATACACTTTAACTCTCGGATTGAATTGACACCTCTTTGGCCTCTCACCAAACATCCTTTTCTCTGGAGCATCTTTTCTCCTCACTCCACACAATTGAATTTTCGCCGGTCAGAGTTTTAGGGCGGTGGCTTTTGCAGAATATTTAGAGGCAAAATCTCTTTTCATTTTGCCTTTCATCCATTCTCATTTGCAAGATGCATGCAGGATATGAACAGGTGAGGAGCTGTGACCCGTCCAGCAGACGATGGGAATGCCCCCTGATAAATCTGACCTTTTAacaagagaaagtgtgtgtgtttcttgtgtatgtgtgtaaggaTGGGTGACGGAGCCCTGCAGGTATGACATGACAGCTTGGGAGGAGAGGATTTTAAACCTGGAGAGGGAGTGATACAGTATGATGCAGACACTGAGAAATCAATGCATTTTAGTCCAAAGCTCTACACCACATTTAATCAAGTCATGGTCATTCTTTTCAGCCTCCTTTTATGCAAATCaggcttattttaaaataaagtgacatTTTAGTACTTTTCCAATCCAAATTCTTCATTATGTGTTGTGTGTAAACTCAAATCAGTGCCATTGTGATAATTTAGTCGCTCCTGATGACAAGCATGTTATTGACTCCATATTAGCGACTGAAGTGTCTAGATGGGCCCCAGGGGCCAACGGGGGTCAGGAGTACCCATCAAtcaaattcacacacaaacacaattactTAACCatagccttaaagggttagttcaccaaaaaagatgactcaccctcatgtagttccaaacctgtaagacctccgtttatctttggaacacagtttaagatattttagatttagtccaaagtagtccatgtgacatcagagggtcagttagaattttttgaagcatcaaaaaaacattttggtctaaaaatagcaattcagcattgtcttctcttacaGATCTGTTGTGAGAccgttcaaaacaaagcagtttgtgatatccggttcacgaactaatcattcgatgtaaccggatctttttgaaccagttcaccaaatcgaactgaatcgtttaaaacggttcgcgtctccaatacgcattaatccacaaatgacttgagctgtTGACTTTTTTACGaatcaatctttcgttcgttatctggctcggctcggtgttcatcttcagttctctcttcacatcagttcagtcagtgtactgtttgagtgcatgcattactccgggatattggtttgttttaactcagagggagtgtcaaccacattaaaaatagttaacagcttaagtcatttgtggattaatgcgtattagagacgcgaaccgtttaaaacgattcagttagatttggtgaactggttcaaaaagatccggttacatcgagtgattcgttcgcaaaccagatatcattacactgcagtgaactctctctcacaatagacccagaagagaagacaatgctggataaagtcgtagtttttgctatttttggaccaaaatgtattttcgatgcttcatgagggtgagttattaatgacaattttcatttctgggtgaactatccctttaagtgtttttaatacaaatatttagaattaaattgCATAATTTTTAAATTCACTTAATAGGGGTGTTTTTTCTCAAAACTAGAGCTAAGCACAAACATATGTGAACGTGTGGGAATTCACCAGAATCGAGgctattttttttcatgtgtgtaGGTTTTGATGTCAAACACATTCGGTATGGACAACTTTAACCACACACAGCACCTCTCATCTCGCTCGCCTCCATCATTTCCTCATTCTTTCCAACCTTCACTAGGTGTCCTGCGTGCTAATCAAAGAGACAAGCTAACATGTCAAACCTCCATTACGTGAcgtcccagcatgcactgcagggTACATATCAACTGGCAAAGGCTGTAGGCTGTGAGGTTTGACTGTTTTCTAAGTGCCGTTTATGAgttatcacacacacacctcctgcgGAGTTTGAGGTTCATTCGTCGTGGCACACACCACACGCCTGCGACACGGGTGACCCTCTCTGCTTCATTTAAATAATCAGCCTCCTGGTGTTTTAGTTTGCCATCACATACACATAATAACACAATTCACTGCTGAATATCCCACTAATCAGCCATTATTCACAGTGGGAGTCACAGATCA
This DNA window, taken from Carassius auratus strain Wakin chromosome 47, ASM336829v1, whole genome shotgun sequence, encodes the following:
- the LOC113064756 gene encoding guanine nucleotide-binding protein G(o) subunit alpha-like is translated as MGLCLGSEVTEEGKKAKIHSSQIDRDLYECAKREMNVVKILMLGAAESGKSTLVKQMKIIHSHGFTKQELDSFKPAVLDNLLTSMKFVLHGMGVLRINLANGKNKVHAHSVLSCGRCFDEDQMLFPFIGHALCCLWADQGVRSAAARGYEYELNDSALYFFENIGRIIAPNYMPTETDILRVRLRTTGVIETQFKVKHLVFRLYDVGGQRTERRKWISCFEDVRAVLFVVSLSGYDMTLVEDPSMNRLQESLKLFSSICNNVFFRSTSMILFMNKIDLFQEKILRSGRHLRHYLPQFKGADCDVDAAARFIAAMFVCLNTTPSKLIYHHFTTATDTSNVQVVFQVVMDTIIKENLEAVSLL